Proteins found in one Methanospirillum hungatei JF-1 genomic segment:
- a CDS encoding ABC transporter permease — MVSGFIAVFKRDIRRYVRFKDQLFTSMLHSILWLALFGLGMAGNFERILGCGSAPAGMISYDYPTFMCPGMIAATILFANLYGGFSVLFDKNWGILREIMASPMPRRDLIIGISLSSVTKSLIQTVIIIVFGIVLGVTFFSGENFGGVLISLVGMVLFVAVFSAAVLCVSLYVAFKTSSSKGYQGVTTVLSMPVFFASNALSPSAGLPPVLQEIALINPLTHLSNGLRYFSMGDHFSALGLEFIYSSTEILISFIYLLVFALVTFYFPLSGQLSSR, encoded by the coding sequence ATGGTTTCAGGATTTATTGCGGTATTCAAACGGGATATTCGCCGGTATGTCAGATTCAAGGATCAACTCTTCACCTCGATGCTTCATTCTATCCTCTGGCTTGCTCTCTTCGGTCTTGGGATGGCAGGAAATTTTGAACGTATTCTTGGTTGTGGTTCTGCTCCGGCTGGGATGATCTCCTATGATTACCCTACTTTCATGTGTCCGGGGATGATTGCTGCTACCATTCTCTTTGCGAATCTGTACGGGGGATTCTCAGTGCTCTTTGACAAGAATTGGGGAATTCTCCGGGAGATCATGGCCAGCCCAATGCCGAGGCGTGATCTGATCATCGGGATATCCCTCTCATCAGTCACAAAGTCACTGATTCAGACGGTTATCATCATCGTCTTCGGGATAGTCCTTGGTGTCACGTTCTTCTCCGGAGAGAACTTTGGTGGAGTGCTCATCTCACTCGTCGGCATGGTCCTCTTTGTTGCTGTCTTTTCAGCAGCGGTGCTCTGTGTCTCACTCTATGTTGCATTCAAAACATCATCATCGAAAGGGTACCAGGGCGTCACGACTGTTCTCTCAATGCCGGTCTTCTTTGCGTCTAATGCTCTCTCTCCATCGGCAGGACTTCCCCCCGTTCTGCAGGAGATTGCTCTCATAAATCCACTGACCCACCTCTCAAACGGGCTCAGGTACTTCTCAATGGGCGATCATTTCAGTGCTCTTGGGCTGGAATTCATCTATAGCAGCACGGAGATCCTGATATCGTTCATCTACCTCCTGGTC
- a CDS encoding regulator of amino acid metabolism, contains ACT domain protein, whose protein sequence is MWSAILGWFEDSPSQTRVVRFLLENGFGVNQDGKIACNTIAVAATQVAAKLHVDRRVVEATARRILTSPFRDIFINMRATPDLSVIAESLSLSVITVIPQDASRPGIVDACIHILSSHNIGLRQVFVTDPHLSEEPRLVIIAEGKMPPGVIDELRELPVVKRLIL, encoded by the coding sequence ATGTGGTCTGCGATTCTCGGTTGGTTTGAAGATTCCCCGTCACAAACACGGGTCGTCAGGTTTCTTCTCGAAAACGGATTCGGAGTAAATCAGGACGGGAAAATCGCATGTAATACCATCGCGGTGGCAGCGACGCAGGTTGCCGCCAAACTCCATGTTGACCGGAGGGTCGTCGAAGCCACTGCCCGCCGCATCCTCACCTCACCCTTTCGGGACATCTTCATAAACATGCGGGCCACCCCGGATCTCTCCGTCATTGCTGAGAGTCTCTCCCTCTCTGTCATCACCGTTATACCTCAGGACGCGAGCAGGCCGGGTATCGTAGATGCCTGCATTCACATACTCTCATCCCACAACATAGGCCTGCGGCAGGTTTTTGTCACTGATCCCCACCTCTCTGAAGAGCCGCGCCTGGTTATTATCGCTGAAGGAAAAATGCCCCCCGGAGTCATCGATGAGCTCAGGGAGTTACCGGTTGTAAAGCGACTCATTCTATGA
- a CDS encoding HDIG domain-containing metalloprotein has product MCSPGDEYLSFLNEAGCDPGVIEHCRVVRDVAVRIASDITGAGRIVDTQLVAAGAILHDIGRSRTHGMGHADEGGIICRSLGFDEPLCRIVERHIGAGLQADERAGFGLSAVDRIPETLEEKIVAHADNLVKGTRVISDEEFKSSLERFDEPIRERFLALANELERLKTPDPESS; this is encoded by the coding sequence ATGTGTAGTCCGGGAGACGAATATTTATCTTTTCTTAACGAGGCCGGGTGTGATCCCGGAGTCATTGAGCATTGCCGTGTTGTTCGTGATGTTGCTGTCCGGATTGCATCTGACATTACCGGTGCAGGAAGAATAGTAGACACGCAATTAGTTGCTGCAGGAGCGATCCTTCATGACATCGGCCGGTCCAGGACTCATGGGATGGGCCATGCTGATGAAGGAGGGATTATCTGCCGGTCACTTGGGTTTGATGAGCCTCTCTGCCGAATTGTTGAGCGGCATATCGGGGCCGGTCTTCAGGCTGACGAACGGGCAGGGTTCGGGCTTTCTGCTGTTGATCGGATTCCTGAAACGCTGGAGGAGAAGATTGTGGCTCATGCTGATAACCTCGTGAAAGGAACCCGGGTGATAAGCGATGAAGAGTTTAAATCATCGTTGGAACGGTTTGATGAGCCGATCAGGGAACGGTTTCTTGCACTGGCGAATGAACTGGAGCGGCTGAAAACGCCTGATCCAGAATCTTCATAG
- a CDS encoding transcription factor, giving the protein MASHEEILADKAIFAYLHRMIGDEGIELIRRFPTDKEYSDEELAEVTKINLNSVRNTLYTLYEHRLAKYRRIKNNETGWLTYLWELELDNMYDSVSKDLEIILEKLRKRYKYESENAFYNCPNCGNTITFSDAMDSQFVCQECENKMVHFDNDLLVNALQKRIARIEENLGHV; this is encoded by the coding sequence ATGGCTTCCCACGAGGAGATACTGGCTGACAAGGCTATTTTTGCATACCTTCACCGAATGATTGGGGATGAGGGAATTGAACTCATCCGACGGTTTCCGACAGATAAGGAATATAGTGATGAAGAACTTGCAGAGGTCACAAAGATAAACCTGAACTCAGTCCGGAATACCTTGTACACTCTGTATGAACACCGGCTGGCAAAATATCGCAGAATAAAAAATAATGAGACCGGCTGGCTGACCTATCTCTGGGAACTTGAACTGGACAATATGTATGATTCAGTCTCAAAGGATCTTGAGATAATTCTGGAAAAACTTCGTAAGCGGTACAAATACGAGAGTGAGAACGCATTCTATAACTGTCCGAACTGCGGAAACACCATCACATTTTCGGATGCAATGGATTCACAGTTTGTCTGTCAGGAATGTGAAAACAAGATGGTTCATTTTGACAATGACCTGCTGGTGAATGCTCTGCAGAAACGTATTGCACGTATTGAAGAGAATCTCGGTCATGTGTAG
- a CDS encoding ATP-grasp domain-containing protein, producing MRKDGGRTLKRILVAGFSTRHVVLSASRAGYEVCAVDHFCDADLRKHTVCCMPFEELAELPICIRDICGRYAIDAIIPTSGAETLENLPAPVFGTDAHTARQFLNKGFVQEWFSELAIPVPPLAGPGEFPAMLKPLSGSGGWRNTVVSSQADIDVWKEAFPDEPFLLQRIVQGIPASVCVVAGCGRAQALAVNRQILRGEGQYRFGYAGSLTPFDHPLKDQMISYAERAAAASGCLGILGIDFMVSDSEVYAIELNPRFVATLDTIEAATGINLVQIHLDACQGVLPDAMPIPKQYALRRILFADRQCAVLDDLSFLAPGVADIPVPPASFEEGSAVISVYGSGPDPASAQRALDTTIRVVGQYIR from the coding sequence ATGCGGAAAGACGGTGGAAGAACTCTGAAGCGGATTCTCGTGGCCGGGTTCTCGACCCGGCATGTTGTGTTGTCTGCCAGTCGGGCCGGGTATGAGGTCTGTGCGGTTGATCATTTCTGTGATGCTGATCTCCGGAAACATACGGTCTGCTGCATGCCGTTTGAGGAGCTGGCAGAGCTCCCCATCTGTATCAGGGATATATGCGGGAGGTATGCCATCGATGCGATAATTCCAACTTCCGGGGCTGAGACACTTGAGAATCTTCCCGCTCCGGTCTTCGGGACCGATGCTCATACGGCGCGACAGTTTCTGAACAAGGGGTTTGTGCAGGAATGGTTCTCAGAACTTGCTATTCCGGTTCCTCCGCTTGCAGGGCCAGGAGAGTTCCCGGCAATGCTCAAACCACTCTCCGGTTCAGGGGGATGGCGTAATACCGTAGTCAGTTCCCAGGCGGATATCGATGTATGGAAAGAGGCCTTTCCGGATGAGCCGTTCCTACTGCAGAGGATAGTGCAGGGAATTCCTGCATCGGTCTGTGTTGTTGCCGGATGTGGCCGGGCACAGGCACTTGCGGTAAATCGTCAGATTCTCCGGGGTGAAGGCCAGTACAGGTTCGGATACGCCGGCTCTCTGACCCCTTTTGACCATCCGCTAAAGGATCAGATGATCTCCTATGCAGAACGAGCAGCAGCAGCGTCCGGGTGTCTTGGTATTCTTGGGATTGATTTCATGGTCAGCGATAGCGAGGTCTATGCAATTGAGCTCAACCCCCGGTTTGTTGCAACCCTTGATACCATCGAGGCTGCTACCGGAATAAATCTGGTACAAATACACCTGGATGCCTGTCAGGGAGTTCTGCCTGATGCGATGCCGATTCCAAAGCAGTATGCACTCCGCCGGATTCTGTTTGCTGACCGGCAATGCGCCGTTCTGGATGATCTCTCCTTCCTTGCTCCGGGAGTTGCCGACATTCCTGTCCCCCCCGCCTCATTTGAAGAAGGAAGTGCGGTTATCAGCGTGTATGGATCCGGGCCTGATCCAGCGTCTGCACAAAGAGCACTGGATACTACTATCAGGGTAGTGGGGCAATATATACGGTGA
- a CDS encoding tRNA (cytidine(56)-2'-O)-methyltransferase, with product MIVVLRIGHRPQRDMRVTTHVGLTARALGADGMYIAADDRGVVTSIRDVADRFGGEFFVEDKVGWNSCIKRWKQDGGVVVHLTMFGLNLPDVEEEIRTKEKILVIVGAEKVPGDLYQMADYNVAVTNQPHSEIAGLAVFLDHIAPNALHREFPGAKVRVFPNPCGKTVEEL from the coding sequence ATGATAGTAGTTCTGAGGATTGGTCACCGGCCCCAGCGGGATATGCGGGTTACCACCCATGTTGGCCTTACGGCACGGGCTCTTGGTGCAGACGGGATGTATATTGCTGCAGATGACCGCGGTGTTGTGACAAGTATCCGGGATGTTGCCGACCGGTTTGGTGGCGAGTTCTTTGTCGAAGATAAGGTCGGGTGGAATTCGTGTATTAAGAGGTGGAAACAGGATGGCGGGGTTGTGGTCCATCTTACCATGTTTGGCCTGAACCTGCCTGATGTTGAGGAGGAGATCAGGACAAAGGAGAAGATCCTGGTCATTGTCGGTGCAGAAAAGGTTCCAGGGGATCTCTACCAGATGGCAGATTATAACGTTGCGGTCACGAACCAGCCGCACTCCGAGATTGCAGGGCTTGCGGTGTTCCTTGATCATATCGCTCCAAATGCACTCCATCGTGAGTTTCCGGGGGCCAAGGTCCGGGTGTTTCCGAATCCATGCGGAAAGACGGTGGAAGAACTCTGA
- a CDS encoding SIMPL domain-containing protein: MKIAFNSDGMHSHARITGLVLILLITSMMSVSATETKDDGIPLIHVTGSGTIKATPDRVQIELTVVTKNPDVKAAQKENARKMETVMSALRDPSKGNLTGREIGTTSYYISEVYYPDDTLKAKYGDNITIYQVSNTISIETEKIDRVGDLIDLAVAAGANSVSSLQFTLSQQKTAELRKEALAIAVKKAQADAETVMAAMGKSLGDVHEVTVDESYQPPVYYNQDSRSVQMAAGAPSTPIEPGSVEVTARVTTGYRIL; encoded by the coding sequence ATGAAGATAGCATTCAACTCTGATGGTATGCACAGTCACGCACGTATCACCGGCCTGGTGCTCATCCTCCTGATCACCAGTATGATGTCCGTCAGTGCCACGGAGACAAAAGACGATGGCATCCCGCTCATTCATGTCACCGGAAGCGGAACCATCAAGGCGACCCCTGACCGGGTTCAGATTGAACTCACCGTTGTGACTAAGAATCCGGATGTAAAGGCGGCACAAAAGGAGAATGCACGGAAGATGGAAACCGTCATGTCAGCACTTCGTGATCCCTCCAAGGGGAACCTGACCGGACGGGAGATTGGCACTACCTCTTACTACATCTCTGAAGTATACTACCCGGATGACACCCTCAAAGCAAAATACGGCGATAATATCACCATCTACCAGGTATCAAACACCATCTCCATCGAGACAGAGAAGATTGACCGGGTTGGAGATCTCATTGACCTTGCCGTTGCAGCAGGTGCAAACTCCGTAAGCTCCCTGCAGTTTACCCTAAGTCAGCAGAAGACCGCAGAGCTTCGAAAAGAGGCACTTGCCATCGCCGTGAAGAAAGCACAGGCAGATGCTGAGACCGTGATGGCTGCCATGGGCAAGTCACTTGGAGATGTTCACGAAGTTACCGTGGATGAAAGTTACCAGCCGCCGGTCTATTACAACCAGGACTCCCGATCTGTGCAGATGGCCGCTGGAGCTCCGTCAACTCCTATAGAACCGGGGTCGGTTGAAGTAACTGCACGGGTTACCACAGGATACCGGATCCTTTGA
- a CDS encoding cation:proton antiporter, with amino-acid sequence MIGQFMEGQLATLFTGIVVVFLIAVLLLIVLYRVKIPSVVAFLIAGFLAGPSGLGLITNEESISFFAELGVIFLLFTIGLEFSVSRIFKSRRYVLIGGVVQVLSTIVIFTALMQITGMDLAHAFFWGMLVSLSSTAIVMKVLADRMEVDSPHGRATLGILIFQDLIVIPMVMITPVLAGTTDTDVSLARLLIGSFVIIAVVYVAAKYVVPALLLHAARLKNREMFLFIVMGTCLIVAYLTSEFGLSMALGAFLAGIIISESEYSTHAMSSILPFRDLFTSFFFISIGMIFNLQFFIENPLIIAELVLLVIGVKYATGTLASLLAGLAPRACVMTGISLAQVGEFSFVLATTGTSLGFFAQDSFQLFLDVSIVTMGVAPLLIGLSGKIAAPLSSPLCRIMPDRSHVEETEEQGPEDHIIIVGYGLNGKNVARSADIAGVPYRIIEMNPDTVRDEKAKGKPIMFGDAAQGEVLKKAGIAKARVLVIVVNDPFGTQQIVQTARMLNPAIHIIVRTRYMGEVATLMDLGADEVIPEEFETAVEIFTRILYTYLIPTSEIDRLVSEIRAGGYQMLRSINTPSYSFDDLRVLVPDVEMRTIRIAEDSQYAGKMLKETMIRSTYQVSIVAIRRGQQMTVSPGGDEMLCGGDLVMVLGSPEDIIRAFSA; translated from the coding sequence ATGATAGGTCAGTTCATGGAAGGGCAGTTAGCAACTCTGTTTACCGGGATTGTGGTGGTTTTTCTCATCGCCGTCCTCCTCCTCATCGTCCTGTACCGGGTGAAGATCCCATCAGTCGTTGCCTTTTTAATCGCAGGGTTTCTGGCAGGACCGTCCGGTCTTGGCCTCATCACTAATGAAGAGTCTATCAGTTTTTTTGCAGAACTCGGGGTTATATTTCTGCTATTTACCATCGGTCTTGAGTTTTCAGTATCACGGATCTTCAAATCAAGGCGATATGTCCTTATCGGGGGGGTGGTTCAGGTATTATCTACCATTGTCATCTTCACCGCCCTTATGCAGATTACCGGGATGGATCTTGCCCATGCCTTCTTCTGGGGGATGCTGGTCTCCTTGTCATCAACGGCCATCGTGATGAAGGTGCTTGCTGACCGGATGGAGGTTGATAGTCCTCATGGGAGGGCAACACTTGGTATTCTCATCTTTCAGGACCTGATCGTCATTCCCATGGTCATGATTACCCCGGTCCTTGCCGGCACGACAGATACGGACGTCTCCCTTGCCCGGCTTCTTATCGGGAGTTTTGTGATCATTGCGGTGGTGTATGTTGCTGCAAAGTATGTGGTCCCGGCCCTTCTTCTTCATGCAGCCAGGCTTAAGAATCGTGAGATGTTCCTCTTCATCGTTATGGGGACCTGTCTTATCGTTGCATACCTGACCAGTGAGTTTGGGCTGTCGATGGCCCTTGGTGCATTCCTTGCCGGTATCATCATATCAGAGTCGGAGTACAGCACCCATGCGATGTCCAGTATCCTCCCGTTCCGGGATCTGTTTACCAGTTTCTTCTTTATTTCCATCGGGATGATCTTTAACCTTCAGTTCTTCATTGAAAATCCGCTTATTATCGCAGAACTGGTTCTGCTGGTCATCGGAGTCAAATATGCGACCGGAACTCTTGCATCCCTGCTGGCAGGTCTTGCCCCCAGGGCCTGTGTGATGACCGGTATCTCCCTTGCTCAGGTCGGAGAGTTCTCCTTTGTCCTTGCGACAACCGGAACCTCGCTTGGATTTTTCGCCCAGGACTCCTTTCAGCTCTTCCTTGATGTGTCAATTGTAACCATGGGCGTTGCTCCGCTTCTCATAGGTCTGTCAGGAAAGATTGCAGCCCCGCTCTCCTCTCCCCTCTGCCGGATTATGCCCGACCGGAGCCATGTGGAGGAGACCGAAGAACAGGGGCCGGAGGATCATATCATCATCGTCGGATATGGTCTGAACGGGAAGAACGTGGCAAGATCAGCAGATATCGCTGGTGTCCCGTACCGAATCATTGAGATGAATCCTGATACCGTACGGGACGAGAAGGCGAAAGGAAAGCCGATTATGTTTGGGGATGCAGCCCAGGGTGAGGTGCTGAAAAAGGCCGGGATAGCAAAGGCCCGTGTTCTGGTTATCGTCGTCAACGATCCCTTCGGAACCCAGCAGATTGTCCAGACGGCACGGATGCTCAATCCGGCTATTCATATCATCGTCAGGACCAGGTACATGGGAGAGGTCGCCACCCTTATGGATCTTGGTGCCGATGAGGTCATCCCAGAGGAGTTTGAGACGGCGGTTGAGATCTTTACCAGGATTTTATACACCTACCTGATACCGACAAGCGAGATTGACCGGCTGGTCAGTGAGATTCGGGCAGGTGGATACCAGATGCTCCGGAGTATTAACACCCCGTCCTACTCGTTTGATGATCTTCGGGTTTTAGTGCCTGACGTGGAGATGCGGACAATCCGGATTGCTGAAGATTCACAATATGCCGGAAAAATGCTGAAAGAGACGATGATCCGGAGTACGTATCAGGTATCGATCGTTGCCATCCGGAGAGGTCAACAGATGACGGTCAGTCCGGGTGGAGATGAGATGCTCTGTGGCGGAGACCTGGTGATGGTCCTTGGAAGTCCTGAGGATATCATCAGGGCATTTTCCGCCTGA
- a CDS encoding ROK family protein codes for MQHGEGRIAGAADIGGTNTRVGLIREDGKIVRIEKFPTPVSGNAEDIPLAIARALMDIAGDIPLAGLGIAAAGPLNIREGILDHPPNIPFDFVPIVAPLKEATNLPVIFQNDCRAAVLGEVCAGGARGYETVVYITISTGIGGGICTNGKVITGRGGNAGEIGHFPVDTTYNLTCTCGLSGHWEGYASGRGIPFFFREWCTAHDLPCIYSTTPEILRFSATDPRYAGFRDALAQVNGRGLSSVIVAYDPDCIILDGTVIQRNPDLLDQALVYTDRYLDLPPCIFSPLNGDAPLIGAAMAVFHPKMI; via the coding sequence ATGCAGCATGGTGAAGGACGGATCGCCGGTGCAGCAGATATCGGGGGAACCAATACCCGTGTCGGCCTGATTCGTGAGGACGGAAAGATTGTCAGGATTGAAAAATTTCCAACGCCGGTCAGCGGGAACGCAGAGGACATACCCCTGGCTATTGCCCGGGCCCTCATGGATATTGCAGGAGATATCCCCCTTGCCGGTCTTGGCATTGCTGCTGCAGGGCCGCTCAATATCAGGGAGGGGATCCTTGACCATCCCCCGAACATCCCCTTTGACTTCGTCCCGATTGTTGCCCCCCTCAAAGAAGCAACCAACCTTCCGGTGATATTCCAAAATGACTGCCGGGCAGCCGTTCTGGGTGAGGTCTGTGCCGGAGGGGCCAGAGGATATGAAACCGTTGTCTACATCACCATCTCAACCGGAATCGGGGGCGGAATATGTACCAATGGAAAGGTCATCACCGGCCGGGGAGGAAACGCAGGGGAGATCGGTCATTTCCCGGTTGATACGACGTATAATCTCACCTGCACCTGTGGTCTTTCTGGTCACTGGGAAGGGTATGCTTCAGGGAGAGGAATTCCATTCTTTTTCAGGGAGTGGTGTACCGCACATGATCTTCCCTGTATTTATTCAACGACACCCGAAATTCTCCGGTTCTCAGCTACTGATCCCCGATATGCTGGATTTCGGGATGCCCTTGCACAAGTGAATGGCCGGGGACTCTCATCGGTGATTGTCGCCTATGATCCTGACTGTATCATCCTTGACGGAACGGTCATCCAGAGGAATCCAGACCTGCTTGACCAAGCACTTGTCTATACTGACCGGTACCTTGACCTCCCACCCTGCATATTCAGCCCCCTGAACGGAGATGCACCACTTATTGGTGCTGCGATGGCCGTATTTCATCCGAAGATGATTTAA
- a CDS encoding clostripain-related cysteine peptidase → MRAAHIFVLLLLLWITPAGMGEETQDDISPAQTHNLLVIYMIAGDLETETQSATMNIAEILDGYGKTSEQNLQIVLGYGGSKTPGFGGITYVTVKELMEDASDGVIGNTEDVLYHDPDADMGDKKTLEHFLSWIGENFPSDRKILVFWDHGGGYDGFGVDEVTDGQLSLTDISQALEASGSTYDLIGYDACLMGALEVAKAMEPYGILLIGSEETEPGTGWEYETWIKALGENPEIGFEELGQIIVDTYMNRDDTGKTLSVIDLTKIPALIQALDRLGTSMMPYTESIEGYRVVGKAYQVPARYGSDNREGGETSVDLKSFLKAIGNQTPDLADEIAVVTTRIDETVLYHRNDEYVPESGGLSIMSPSRITPDLYEELGDDARITPGWDSFFVNLLEISGQDTEKPEIMRSDSGFLIEDPTNTASVYAEYYYADGDELILLGNEPLDPDENGEYTLPEWDGRWYYLQDMNNEDNYALLGMNFESIGPSGSVLYTSEIDLIRESLNTTAVLNVYINPQTGETRLVACPYTIRPNGIIQFSRQNLDLEPNDTVYSYAWKVDEDTETGGEWVEIGALVISGNTKLIYDILPDGTYAQALYAEYGNKPGDYAGMQVFQIENGEITLVESETNITALQEPEENNQ, encoded by the coding sequence ATGAGGGCAGCACACATTTTTGTCCTTCTCCTGCTACTTTGGATAACTCCGGCAGGGATGGGGGAAGAAACACAGGATGACATATCACCAGCACAGACACATAACCTCCTTGTCATCTACATGATAGCCGGTGATCTGGAGACAGAAACACAGTCAGCGACCATGAATATCGCGGAAATTCTTGACGGGTATGGCAAGACCAGCGAACAAAATCTCCAGATTGTTCTTGGGTATGGGGGATCAAAAACGCCAGGATTTGGTGGGATTACCTATGTCACCGTCAAAGAACTGATGGAGGATGCATCAGACGGTGTGATCGGAAATACTGAGGATGTCTTGTATCATGACCCGGATGCAGACATGGGTGATAAGAAAACCCTTGAGCACTTCCTCTCATGGATCGGAGAGAATTTTCCATCTGACCGGAAGATCCTTGTATTCTGGGATCATGGCGGGGGGTATGACGGATTTGGTGTTGATGAGGTCACCGACGGGCAGCTCTCACTCACGGATATTTCGCAGGCACTTGAGGCATCCGGCAGTACATATGACCTTATCGGGTATGACGCCTGCCTTATGGGAGCGCTTGAAGTTGCCAAAGCCATGGAACCATACGGAATACTCCTGATCGGATCAGAAGAGACGGAACCAGGGACCGGATGGGAGTATGAAACCTGGATTAAAGCTCTTGGGGAAAACCCTGAAATTGGATTTGAGGAACTGGGGCAGATCATCGTTGATACATACATGAACAGGGATGATACCGGAAAAACCCTCTCGGTCATCGATCTTACAAAGATCCCTGCTCTCATTCAGGCATTGGACCGCCTTGGGACCAGTATGATGCCCTACACCGAGTCCATTGAAGGATACCGGGTTGTTGGAAAGGCATACCAGGTACCTGCCAGATATGGGTCAGACAACCGGGAAGGGGGAGAGACATCAGTAGACCTCAAATCATTCCTGAAAGCTATCGGGAACCAGACCCCTGACCTTGCTGATGAGATAGCAGTCGTTACCACGCGTATTGATGAAACGGTCCTGTACCACCGGAATGATGAGTATGTGCCCGAATCTGGCGGACTGTCTATTATGTCCCCGAGCCGTATCACCCCTGACCTGTATGAGGAACTGGGTGATGATGCACGGATTACTCCGGGGTGGGACTCGTTCTTTGTAAATCTCCTCGAGATTTCAGGCCAGGACACTGAAAAACCGGAGATCATGAGATCTGATTCGGGGTTTCTTATTGAAGATCCGACAAACACCGCATCCGTTTATGCTGAGTATTACTATGCTGACGGGGACGAACTCATTCTACTGGGTAATGAGCCACTTGACCCTGATGAGAACGGCGAGTACACCCTGCCTGAGTGGGATGGTCGGTGGTACTACCTGCAGGATATGAATAACGAAGACAACTATGCACTCCTCGGAATGAACTTTGAGTCCATTGGGCCATCAGGATCGGTGTTGTATACGTCAGAAATTGATCTGATCAGGGAATCACTCAATACTACCGCGGTGCTGAACGTATATATCAATCCACAGACCGGCGAGACACGGCTTGTTGCCTGCCCGTATACAATCCGGCCAAATGGCATTATTCAGTTCTCACGGCAAAACCTTGACTTGGAACCGAATGATACGGTGTATTCATATGCATGGAAAGTGGACGAAGATACCGAAACCGGTGGAGAGTGGGTTGAGATAGGTGCTCTCGTTATATCCGGGAATACAAAACTTATTTATGACATCCTCCCTGACGGCACCTATGCCCAGGCACTCTATGCAGAATATGGGAACAAACCTGGTGACTATGCAGGGATGCAGGTGTTCCAGATAGAGAATGGCGAGATAACACTCGTGGAGAGTGAGACAAATATCACCGCACTGCAGGAACCTGAAGAGAATAACCAGTAA